One window from the genome of Streptomyces cadmiisoli encodes:
- a CDS encoding universal stress protein, with protein MDRAIIVGLDGSPESRAAAEWAAREAQLRILPLKLVHVWELVSEPLVQAPMLGGETHQHWSDEIPRESAEGLLLRHPGLVVTAEHVAGRPSEVLCEAAQAAELLVLGSRGLSGVGGFLVGSVGLAVVAHAECPVVLVRVGGQAADEHEKDPTGIPSAATRYRPVVLGLDLTTLDASMIDFAFDAAARRESVLRVVHAWGLPTYFDFYGEDADTEWCVEVSRKKATELTEALRAWRQKYPRVDVVEEVRWGGRAGHLIEESRDASLVVVGRRIRRHPFGMHIGPVTHAVLHHATAPVAVVAHD; from the coding sequence ATGGACCGCGCGATCATTGTGGGCCTCGACGGCTCGCCCGAGAGCCGCGCCGCTGCCGAGTGGGCGGCTCGTGAGGCGCAGCTGCGTATCCTGCCGCTGAAGCTCGTTCACGTCTGGGAGCTGGTCTCGGAGCCCTTGGTGCAGGCTCCGATGCTTGGTGGAGAGACCCATCAGCACTGGAGCGACGAAATCCCACGCGAATCTGCCGAAGGACTCCTGCTGCGACATCCAGGTCTTGTGGTGACGGCTGAGCACGTCGCGGGTCGCCCGAGCGAGGTGCTGTGCGAGGCCGCGCAGGCTGCCGAACTGCTCGTCCTTGGATCACGAGGACTGAGCGGCGTCGGTGGGTTTCTTGTCGGCTCGGTCGGACTGGCTGTCGTGGCTCACGCCGAGTGTCCCGTGGTTCTCGTGCGGGTGGGTGGGCAGGCGGCGGACGAGCACGAGAAGGACCCCACGGGTATCCCGTCGGCGGCGACGCGATACCGGCCCGTCGTGCTCGGCCTCGACCTCACCACCCTCGACGCCTCGATGATCGACTTCGCCTTCGACGCGGCTGCCCGGCGTGAGAGCGTTCTGCGCGTCGTGCACGCGTGGGGGCTGCCCACGTACTTCGACTTCTACGGCGAGGACGCCGACACGGAGTGGTGCGTCGAGGTGTCCCGCAAGAAGGCCACCGAGCTGACCGAGGCGCTCAGGGCGTGGCGGCAGAAGTATCCCCGCGTCGACGTGGTCGAGGAGGTGCGGTGGGGAGGCCGGGCGGGTCACCTGATCGAGGAGTCCCGTGACGCCTCGTTGGTCGTCGTCGGTCGACGGATCCGCCGTCACCCGTTCGGTATGCACATCGGCCCCGTCACCCATGCTGTCCTGCATCACGCCACGGCTCCAGTCGCCGTCGTCGCGCACGACTGA
- a CDS encoding GNAT family N-acetyltransferase, producing MTSWTLAPEPFDSVNASNLRRDYYDEVASRYWRRPATSDEIDRGLAGDGAELLAPPTGQFVVGHYGEEAAACGGLLMLDAERAELTRVYVRPAFRGRNGAGLLLELLENEARTLGACQMVLNTRLDLIEARALYVRHGYAEIPAYCTGPYMEVWYGKGLARPASVDQVDASIDRGSTAV from the coding sequence ATGACGTCTTGGACCCTGGCCCCTGAACCCTTCGATTCGGTCAACGCGAGCAATCTGCGTCGCGACTACTACGACGAGGTTGCGAGCCGCTACTGGAGACGGCCGGCCACATCCGACGAGATTGACCGGGGCTTGGCCGGGGACGGTGCCGAACTCCTTGCCCCGCCCACCGGCCAGTTCGTCGTCGGACACTACGGCGAAGAGGCTGCCGCCTGTGGGGGGCTACTGATGCTGGACGCCGAGCGGGCTGAGCTCACCCGCGTGTATGTGCGCCCCGCCTTCCGTGGCAGGAACGGGGCCGGCCTCTTGCTCGAGCTGTTGGAGAACGAGGCCCGTACACTCGGCGCCTGTCAGATGGTCCTCAATACGCGCCTTGACCTGATCGAGGCGCGCGCACTGTACGTCCGCCACGGCTATGCCGAGATCCCGGCGTATTGCACTGGTCCGTACATGGAGGTCTGGTATGGCAAGGGCCTCGCTCGGCCCGCTAGTGTGGATCAAGTAGACGCGTCCATTGACCGGGGGAGCACCGCGGTATGA